Proteins from a genomic interval of Oncorhynchus clarkii lewisi isolate Uvic-CL-2024 chromosome 13, UVic_Ocla_1.0, whole genome shotgun sequence:
- the LOC139364960 gene encoding monocyte to macrophage differentiation factor-like isoform X1 — protein sequence MLGLDLQKTSLRRFMNRRASANCRYQPTCYEHAANCYTHALLIVPAIVGMALLHRLSDNRWEKITAWVYGMGLCALFLVSTVFHIITWKKSHMRSVEHCFHMCDRVVIYFFIAASYTPWLNLRELGPLAVHMRWFVWLMAAAGTIYVFNYHEKYKVVELAFYLTMGFFPALVVTSMNNTDGLYELACGGLIYCLGVIFFKSDGVIPFAHAIWHVFVALAAAVHYYAIWKYLYRSPPANTIRDA from the exons ATGCTAGGATTGGACCTGCAGAAGACCAGTCTGAGACG GTTCATGAACAGGCGGGCCAGTGCTAACTGCCGCTACCAGCCCACCTGCTATGAGCATGCTGCAAACTGCTATACTCACGCG CTACTCATCGTACCAGCCATTGTGGGCATGGCCCTGCTGCACCGGCTCTCAGACAACCGCTGGGAGAAGATCACAGCCTGGGTGTACGGAATGGGCCTGTGTGCCCTCTTCCTGGTCTCCACTGTGTTCCACATCATCACCTGGAAGAAGAGCCACATGAG GTCTGTGGAGCACTGCTTTCATATGTGTGATAGAGTGGTCATCTATTTCTTCATCGCTGCCTCCTACACACCATG GTTGAATCTTCGTGAGCTTGGCCCACTCGCAGTTCACATGCGTTGGTTTGTATGGCTAATGGCTGCGGCAGGAACGATATACGTCTTCAACTACCACGAAAA GTATAAAGTTGTTGAGCTCGCCTTCTATTTGACTATGGGTTTTTTCCCTGCGTTGGTTGTAACATCAATG AACAACACGGATGGACTGTACGAGTTGGCCTGTGGGGGACTCATCTATTGCCTGGGCGTGATCTTCTTCAAGTCGGACGGGGTCATCCCGTTTGCCCATGCCATCTGGCACGTGTTTGTGGCGCTGGCTGCAGCCGTGCACTACTACGCTATCTGGAAGTACCTCTACAGGAGTCCCCCTGCTAATACTATTCGGGACGCCTGA
- the LOC139364960 gene encoding monocyte to macrophage differentiation factor-like isoform X2: MKRVNSLQRFMNRRASANCRYQPTCYEHAANCYTHALLIVPAIVGMALLHRLSDNRWEKITAWVYGMGLCALFLVSTVFHIITWKKSHMRSVEHCFHMCDRVVIYFFIAASYTPWLNLRELGPLAVHMRWFVWLMAAAGTIYVFNYHEKYKVVELAFYLTMGFFPALVVTSMNNTDGLYELACGGLIYCLGVIFFKSDGVIPFAHAIWHVFVALAAAVHYYAIWKYLYRSPPANTIRDA, translated from the exons ATGAAGAGAGTGAACAGCCTTCAAAG GTTCATGAACAGGCGGGCCAGTGCTAACTGCCGCTACCAGCCCACCTGCTATGAGCATGCTGCAAACTGCTATACTCACGCG CTACTCATCGTACCAGCCATTGTGGGCATGGCCCTGCTGCACCGGCTCTCAGACAACCGCTGGGAGAAGATCACAGCCTGGGTGTACGGAATGGGCCTGTGTGCCCTCTTCCTGGTCTCCACTGTGTTCCACATCATCACCTGGAAGAAGAGCCACATGAG GTCTGTGGAGCACTGCTTTCATATGTGTGATAGAGTGGTCATCTATTTCTTCATCGCTGCCTCCTACACACCATG GTTGAATCTTCGTGAGCTTGGCCCACTCGCAGTTCACATGCGTTGGTTTGTATGGCTAATGGCTGCGGCAGGAACGATATACGTCTTCAACTACCACGAAAA GTATAAAGTTGTTGAGCTCGCCTTCTATTTGACTATGGGTTTTTTCCCTGCGTTGGTTGTAACATCAATG AACAACACGGATGGACTGTACGAGTTGGCCTGTGGGGGACTCATCTATTGCCTGGGCGTGATCTTCTTCAAGTCGGACGGGGTCATCCCGTTTGCCCATGCCATCTGGCACGTGTTTGTGGCGCTGGCTGCAGCCGTGCACTACTACGCTATCTGGAAGTACCTCTACAGGAGTCCCCCTGCTAATACTATTCGGGACGCCTGA